A segment of the Luteolibacter sp. Y139 genome:
CGTCCCCACGCCCATCGGCAACATGGGTGACATCACGCTGCGGGCGATCGAGGTGCTGAAGGAGGCGAACCGCATCGCCTGCGAAGACACGCGCCACTCCGCGCCGCTGCTTTCAAAGCTCGGCATCACCGGCAAGCCGCTGGTGTCACTGCACGATCACAACGAAGTACGACGTCTACCAGAGTTGCTCGATGCCGTGCGCGGTGGAGAAACAGTCGCCATCGTGACGGACGCCGGCATGCCCGCCGTCTCCGACCCCGGCTACCGCGTGGTGCAGGCATGCATCGAACAAGGCATCCCTTTCGAAGTGCTGCCCGGCCCCTCGGCCGTGCTCACCGCCCTCGTCGGCTCCGGCTTCCCGGTCCACGCCTTCCGCTTCCTCGGCTTCCTCCCCATCAAAAAGGGCAAGCGCTTGTCCGTGCTGGAAGAGTCACTCGTCACCGAAGGCACCAGCATCTTTTTCGAGTCCCCTCACCGCCTGCTCTCAACGCTGGAGCTATTGTCGGAAAAACTTCCGGAGGCACCCTGCTGCGTGGCGCGCGAGCTGACGAAGAAGTTCGAAACCTATCACCGCGGCACCGCCGCCGAGTTGTTCGCGCACTTCCAAGTCCACCCGCCCAAAGGCGAGATCGTGTTCCTCGTGAAAGGCCAGTAGTGCCCCCATCGTGGTCCGCACACTCCGTGTGCGGTAGAAGCAGTTCTCGGAGATCCCTAGCTTCGTAGCGGAATGGCTGCGCCATTCCGGCTTCTCGCGCTCCGCAACGAATCGCTACTTGCGGATCGCCCTGCAAGCCGCCCCAGCCGGAACAACGGAGTTGTTCCGCTACGGAAGCGCCCCCTAAACCACCGGCCGACACAGCACGAACGGCGACACCACCAGCGCCTCAAACTCCGGTGCCTCCTTCTCCCACTGCGCCGCATGGACCTCGCCCATCTTCACGAGGTCTCCAGCCTTCAACCACGCCTCCACCTTCGCCGACTGGTTATGCGAAATCGCCGCACCCACCTCGGTCAGCTCCAGGGTAGGGTCCACGAAATACAGCACCCCGTTCTCACAATGCGGACGAAGGTAGCTCCAGGCCACCACGCCCGTGTAACCGGAAAGCTTCTCTTCCGTGCTGCTTTCGTCCTCTCCAAGCAGGACGTATTTCATGGAGTCATCCGACCCGAAGTGCTCCGGCGCGATCATCGTGCGCCGAGCCTAGGCAGGTTCACTGAGGCACGGAAAAGTCGAAATTCCGGACCGCCTTGCCACTGACACAGAGGTGGTCCGACTTCCACTCGATGGCGACCACCGTCACCTGATAAAACCGGTCGTCGCCGGAGGAAAGCTGACCGGTCACCCCAGTCGAAAGCGGTCCGTTCGAAGTGCAAAAGCGGATCGGCGCTGACTCCGTGGTGTAGCTGACCGAGCCGGATTTCACGCTGCCATCGGGCAAGTGGACAAATGAGGGCCGGCTCTCGCGACGCCGCTCCCAATCTCCGAAGCGGAGATCCCATGCGGAAAAGAGGTTGCCGTCCGGCAATGCG
Coding sequences within it:
- the rsmI gene encoding 16S rRNA (cytidine(1402)-2'-O)-methyltransferase is translated as MSSGRFVLVPTPIGNMGDITLRAIEVLKEANRIACEDTRHSAPLLSKLGITGKPLVSLHDHNEVRRLPELLDAVRGGETVAIVTDAGMPAVSDPGYRVVQACIEQGIPFEVLPGPSAVLTALVGSGFPVHAFRFLGFLPIKKGKRLSVLEESLVTEGTSIFFESPHRLLSTLELLSEKLPEAPCCVARELTKKFETYHRGTAAELFAHFQVHPPKGEIVFLVKGQ
- a CDS encoding DUF2288 family protein, which produces MKYVLLGEDESSTEEKLSGYTGVVAWSYLRPHCENGVLYFVDPTLELTEVGAAISHNQSAKVEAWLKAGDLVKMGEVHAAQWEKEAPEFEALVVSPFVLCRPVV